In Pyxicephalus adspersus chromosome 10, UCB_Pads_2.0, whole genome shotgun sequence, the DNA window ATGTTGTACTGCGGGGAGTTTCCTGCTATCAAATTAACCCTCTATGGCTCCCGATTCTCCACGTGGTATCTTTAATCTTGTGTAATTAGTTCTGAAGATCAGGAATTTACACTTCTCGGTTACCATGCCCCCCCCTCACCGCACATAGCACCGATATACAAAGATGAACAATATGAGGACAATAAAATGTCATGATTatatttacagaaagtgaatCAAAATCAAATTAACAAAATCAcaaccagagacacaaccagaaACCTTTCCACAGAGACGCAATTATTAAGATGGCTTTTTTGGCATGGAGGAGCAAACTAATTGCTAAGGAGGAATGAAGATGATGGGAATCAAAGAGGGCCAATAAATGTTTAACAGGGGACTAATGAATGAAGTGTACAGAGATTCATCCTTTATAATAACCTCAGCAAAGTGAACTGTGTCTACTCTTTCAGTAATTCAATTGTGTGGAAATGCTACACTACAGGTCACGATTATTAACACACAAACAGTGAGGGCTCAATCACAATTATGCTTTGTAGTAAGACATGGAACTACCATACCCACATATGGATTCGCCATACCTACATATGAATCCGCCACACCTACATATGGATCCGCCATACCTACATATGGAGCCGCCATACCTATTATGGAACCGCCTTACCTACATATGGATCTGCCACACCTACATATGGAGCCGCCACACCTACATATGGATCCGTCATACCTAGATATGGAACCGCCTTACCTACATATGGAGCCGCCATACCTACATATGGATCCAAAATACCTACATATGGAGCGGCCATATCTACATATAGAACCGTTTTTCCTACCTTATCCTCAACCTGTGCACTGGAGacggtgatgtcccttctgtccAACAAGATCCCAGGACTGACCTGGAGGGTCAGTGTGACAGTGCTCATGCCTAGAGGTTGGCTTGTAGACATGAGCACTATCACTGGGGAACAGTAACATCTTCTCCAAGGAGGATGAAGAATTCTCAAAGAAAAGCTGCTAAGGTATGTATAAGGTGATAAGGAGACCTCATTGGCAGAGACACCCTCACATTTCCCTGCACAAGCAAAggtataaaacataatacaaaaataacaacataataCGAAAATACCAGAAAACTTTTCAAGTTAAAcagaatgtatttaaatgttgatTCCTGCAATAgaaaatctttttctgttttttgctatTCCACAGTTACTACGTCCATTATGGGAAGCCATTGCCCATTCTCAATGGAATCATAATAGCAGCCATTTGGGTTGCCATTAAAGATGAAATACAACCCAGCACACCAATACCAAAGTCATGTACACTGCTCCATGTTGTGTACCCCTTTTCACATGATAATTGGTGCATTGGTGGAGCTTCTTATTATGCtcccttttggtttgttaaatatacttttggaaatatattaatagatatataatatttaaaaaaaagaaaacaatgatacCCAATACCTTGCCCATCTATTGGCCATGCACAGCAGACCCAACAGCCCAACTAAAACCCATCCCTGTCTCTTATAAGTCACTGAAccttcaaagctgaactccagacagctTTAGTCACcgctataaaatatatttgcaaactgTCTTATCTGCTGCAGGAAATATAACTGCATCACATGCAGGTCAGTGACCTCGTATTCTCATATTGCTTTTAAAGAGTCTCTGgtgccatggtaaaaaaaaactgtgaaaagcCCAAAAAGTATTACTCACAACATTGGAGAGAAGGAGGAATGCTAAAGAGGAGGGCATTCCTATGTGTCGGCCCTTGACCAGGAGTGTGCTGGGGCTGCTGACCAGATCCAAGATCGTATCACCCAACAGCAGTGTTAGGGCTTTGGGATGACACAATGGAGgttttacaggtaaataccatGAAGAGTTCCATACCCTACTCAGCCACAAGGGTAACCCACAGGGGCCTGAAGAAAGTTTAGTGGGGGGACCCAAGGCAGTTATGCAAAGAGGGTCTCTTGTTGGTTATATCCACTACTGCTTAGGTATACCTGTATTCATATGGGAAACACTTGGTTGACTAGTTTGCAGGAAAAAGTCTCTTTGAGCATTAAGGCTTGGTCAGCAGTTTGCCCCTATTATGTGATTGGACTATGGAGGAGAAACAGCACACTGATAAGATCATCACTCTGCTTTTCTCTGTTATAAACATATTTTCTCTACCAGCTGACATGGCTGTGAGAAGAAATGGGAAGACCTACAAGAATCGTTCATGATGAAGATACAAATGCCATCCATATATTGCCTATCTCCGGTGGTATTCAAGCCTTGGACTTCTTCTCCTCCAGACGTAAGAACTTGGTTATGATGCTGCAGGGCAGGCGCTCCATAAGaatcttttcttttagtttaataCTTTAAGACTGGTTTTGGGCAGTTTGAAAAGGAACTTTATCATCATTCTCCCCTAGGTATGGCTATTGTGTGCAAATATTTACTTAGGGTCTTGTAGAACTGGTATCATTAGTATCAATAGTATCAATTTTATTCATCAGAACGCAATAAAGATGAACTCTTCACCCtacaaattaataattaaaacctCAATCATATTAAAAAGGAATTCTGGGTAACATGTGCCCTTTACAGGTTCATTGGAAATCATGTCACAGTCATacaggaacagaaaagggccctCAACAGTAACCGCAGAActcaaatatttaccattttggCCATATATTACGTGTGATGGTCAATGGTACATAATTTGGCCCTATACAATACTGTTATCCTAACCTTTTTTTACCCTCCAACTAAATTTGATAAAAAGACTTCCACAACATTCTCCATCTTCTAACCAAAAAGGAACTCCAAAGCACTCACCTTTGCAGGAGCTCCATGGGGTCTCTTTCATGCCATGTCACTGAGAAGAGGTCCAACCTATGGCTCTGCCTGAACAATGATCCAACCTGGGCAGAGTTGTTTGGTTCCTGCCTCTAGGCACATGAAATGACTGTTATCCAGCCAAGACATAGGAGTTTGTCCTTCTCCTATAGGCACAATGGTATGGGTATTAACGACATATTATTTCCCAATATTACTTGAAATACTGTCATCTTATCAACTCTGACaaaatttattgatatttatattatgacatttttacacCTTCCAACCAAATCTGATAAAAATAACTCTGAAGTTCCATGGTTCCATCTTTCATTGCCAGTTGTGGAGAAGAGATCCTACCAATGATGGACACAGCTGGTTGTCCTCTGCCTATAGGCAACCACAAATTATTTCCCACCATCCCTAGAATTGCAGTCATCTAATTTAATCCAAACAAAAAACCCAGACATTGTTCCACCTTCCAACTAAATTTGATAAAAGAAACTCAAAATCACTCACCCCTGTAGAAGCTCCATGGTCTCCCCCATTTCCAGTCCTGAAGAATAAGTCTAACCTATGACTTTGGTGACCAATCACCCAATGAGGACATATTTGTTTGTATAGGCACCAGTAGTTATTGCCACATAATATATCCCAATTGCAATCACTTCATGTAACCCTAACAAAATAACCTGACATTTTTCCACATTCCAATCAAATCTGATATAAGGACTCCCAAGCACCTTTGTAGCAGCTCCATGGTCTCTTCATTGCCAGTCTTGGAAAGAAGGTCCCACTTATGGCTCTGCCTGACCAATAATCCAGCCAGGACACAGTTATTTATCTTCTACCTATAGTCACCTCCTTGATCATTTGAAATACATTCATCTCATGTAATTCTGCCAAAATACCCCGACATTTTCCACATTCCAATCAAATCTCATACAAAGAACTCCAAAGCACTCACCTTTGTAGCAATTTCATGGTCACCTACATTGCCAGTCTTGGAGAAGAGGTCGGACTTATGACTTTGCCTAATCCAGGACATTTTTCCACCTCCCAACCACACTGATAAAAGAACTGAAAGTAACATACCTGTGTATTAGCTCCATTGTCTGGTATTTTCCATTGCCAGTCTTGGACAAGAGACCCCACTTTTACCAATGATCCAGCCAGGGCACGAGTGATTGGCTTCTGCTTATAGATAATAAATCACTCTCCTTTGTAGCAGCTCCATGGTCTTTTCattgccagtcttggagaggaAGTCCCACCTATGTCTGACCAATGATCGAGCCAGGAcacaattgtttatattttacctaTGGGCACCTTGGTATCGTTATTAACCTTATTTTATTTCTCAAGATCACTTCAGATACAATCATCTTATGCAATCCTGACGTTATTCCAACCACATTAATGAAAAGAACTCCGAAGAACTAATCTGTGTATCAGCTCCATGGTCTGGTCTTTTCCATTGCCAGTCTTGGACAGGAGGCCCCAATTTTACCAAGATACAGCCAGGGCACGAGTGATTGGCTTCTGCTTATAGATACCATCAAATTATTTCTCCCCATCCCCATAGAGTCATCTCATAAAAACTTATTTTCACAATATTTCAATTCAGGACAAACCAGtagaacaagaaaatgtaattctAGCAGAGGAACATTGTGTTAAACACCGATGGCTGTGTGCAGAGATGGGACGCCTGGTTCTATATCCAGCCTTTGGCAATGTAGGCCCTTTCCACAGCTGAAATAGACTGATGTGTACTTTTCATTGCTCTCTTAGCTGCAAGGGACTAGTAGAAAAATAAGTAACCTGTAAATTCATGGGTAGGATGGTGACAATAACTGCTCTGTGAGAAAAGAAGTTCTATGttaattagcaaatgtttcctgCTCGGAACCCTTTGTGGTATGTGGCTGTTATACGGTATGTTATACGGTATGTGGCTGTTATACGGTATGTGGCTGTTATACGGTATGTGGGTGTTATACGGTATGTGGATGTTATACGGTATGTGGGTGTTATACGGTATGTGGGTGTTATACGGTATGTGGGTGTTATACGGTATGTGGCTCTGTGAATTTGCTTGATCCCTAAAGAatttctcagcttttttttttactctgagaACTAAAGGGATTCTAAAGGGTCACCAAAGGTAACTAAGATGTAGTAGCCCTGAATATAATTGTCTGCTGAGTAGCAAAGTTCTGCTGGTGGAGTTCCATGCCAAAAACTCTTCATAAACATCCCCCAAGCACGGAATTGTACATGCTTTCCGAATATTATCTGAAAGTGAGAAACCTGAGATATTCCTCAGAGAAACAAGAGCAATACGgcagcaaaaaaaaccctgaagaaaATTCTAAATCTTTTGCAAGCCACTTGCTCAACCATTAAAACACACAAAGTGATAGAAATCCCAAACAGACAGCAATCAATACATTCCCACAGGGCTAACCCCATTTATTTCAAAGGCCTACAAGCATGCTTAGCAGAATATTCTCTTTGGAAGGCCCCGATGAAATTACTTAGACAGATCTGATTGTAATCAAGGTGGATTGTTGCCACCTCAACTTTATTTCAATACCAGTATATTCAGAATCTTGTTTGTTTTATCACATAtcaaaaattcaagaaaaaaaatctttacttcaTGACGATGATTCGCACATCAAATTGTCCCGTTTTTGCAGAGCAgacaaaaatatcatataaataacacattgcacgaataataaatataaaaatatgtatcacAAAGTTCAGTTTGGCTCTTACTTCACCAAGAGTCTTCTAATACCTGAGCAATAGGTAAACAGTCAAAACGTTTTCCAGTATCACCTTGAAGGTTGTGTCCAAtacttttatcagtttttaataTAAAGTCCTAGGCAGCAGTTTCTATAAATGTCCGTGGTGGGTTCTGTAACTAATAAAGACTTAGTAAATGTTTGTTCTTAATTTTGCATGCACAGAAGCTTTAATGAAATGTCGCCATAATTAGATGTTATAGCTGATGCGTTTCACTGATccacctaataatatgttttcatGGAGTCTTGCGTCAGCCTTCTTCCTGTGATGGCTCAAAAACATCCTCCCATTGGGTCATGGATTCATTATATGATGGTGGAGGGGTTAAAGGCTCCGGCCACCTCTCCTCCTTGATTAATCCCAATCTTTTCAATTCATGAATATCGGAACTGACGCGGAGTAATACCGGGTTTTGAATCCTTAGATCCGCCACAGCTCCTCGCCTTCGGGCCAAATCACTATGGTATGGAGGGGGTTCTATGTCAGGGGGTGGGCCCAGTGTGACAGTCCATATGGTAGAACCGCTCAGGATAACATCTTCATAACGAGGTGCATCAAACTGGGCAGAGTCTCtgtaaaaaggagaaagagaCATTGATGAAGGAGACATGTATAAACAAGCCATGCTATACCAGGCCAGTcaattcaatgtattttattctttgaGATTATTTGCATTCTAAGTCGAATTTGCCTCTGTAACCCTGCTTCTTCCCCATACTCTCCATACATGTCTGTGCTGTCATTTACAGTcagtgtattattaataaatcccCATCTACTTATGTCACATTTGGATGCAATATGGTGACTCATTCCATAAGCATCCCTGACCTAATTTGGGTCTCAGTCCAGAATTTATGAACCCATGCTCCAaattatacacataaaaagtctgctttggagtttatttataaagcagtgaattggaCATTCACCAAATATCACAGATGGTGATTGACCCACCTAAAGTGCATGAACATGGAAGATTCACATGTGGCAAATGTTTgctaaatatcacatttactgcTTCTTAAATTGGCCACTTTGCCTTCAGGCAGGATTTGGCTCTCTTTTTGGCACCAGACATTAACTCAACACCATTGACTTTCAGATGGCATTGACTGAAGTGTGTTCTACCCGGTTATGGAATCTGTTATctttaatgtaatatttgcttTGGTCAGCCTGTACAAAAAATTCAGACagtttatacaatacaaaataaaggaaatcccACGGCACTTGGGGGGAATTGGAGCCAAAACTGCATTTATAAACATTTGGAGTCCCTGTGGAAAGTTGGGTCGGGTGCAGAACAAGCCAACTATTCATGCATGGCTTGCTTTGGGTTGCATTTTCAATCATCTTTGGTACATTGTGTGTAAGGTATTGAACCATATGTATTGATCGTATTTATAAACTTTCCAATGAGCTGTGTTTTTGAGATGTCTCATGTTCTATCCAGGTATGGAAAGCCTTTCAATATTGATGGCATACATTGATGGCCCTGGTCATGCTTATCCTAGGGACTACATACTCTCCAGGTTTCTTTATGATTTTTAGCCACCACCAAGGAACCATCAAGACCTTTAGGTCCCCCTTAGGACCATGAAGTCCAAAGCAGTGCACTGTGTTAGGGCAACCCATTCATTTATTTAGGCTTCCAATACACTACAATGAACCTAAAATCAGGCTTGCATCATGATTTAGTCTGTTCCGCATAATACAACACAAGGCAATTTAATATAACATAACAGCATGGGCCTgctgtaataaagctctccaagactagagacgttagactatcatgggagaatctgaatcatccagcaaacttggaatggtttgcttaaaatgcatttcatgttgactagcaaatattttcaatccaggactagatccatctcaggtttgttggattacccaggttctcatatgatagtttatgttctccagtcctggaggtctttaataaatcgggccccaTGTCCATTGTTAGGAAATTTCCCCCTCATTCTTGTACCTGTGATACTAATGCAAGCAATGAAGGTTATAATTGTCAATGGTAATTGGAAGATGCCTATGATAAATAACTGTAAATGACTGTAGTTTTCAATAGGTAAAGTACAGGAAGTCATATATGCCCACATGCCTCCCTCAGCATTATTTGGTGCATGCCGGCAAAATTTTCTGCAAGTCCCATTGAGTAAATTCATTGAAATGCTTCATTGTAATCACTATTTCATTCATTTATAGATCATAACAAACCTTGTATTGGAGTATATTTGCACGTTAAGCAATGGCAGAAAGTTGCAATTAGTACATTATGAAGTCAGACCAGAATATTTGGAATTCAAggtacttaaaaaacaaattctttcctTTTTACAGATTGATTCATCTGTTCTTGCACCAAAGACAAAAGGCTGAACAAACAACATTAATGAATGCCAGGGAATGCTAATTGTCATCCCTTCGTCTTGCATAACTCAGAATAACAAGTTTCTGCATATAGTAACCTagtattacaatgtaataatatgGCTGCCCTCATTTTCCCAAACTATTTATAGTTTATCTgtgcaatacaatatattataggtccgatgtttgcttgtttttgtaaatttccCCGGGCATTTTGTTAATCCTCCCCTGGAGATGATGGGCGGTGTTTGAATAGAGATGCATGACATAACTGAGGCTGGAGATACAAGAATAACATGCAGATGTTGTACCAGTACCAGATTTGTCTGGTTGGGTCTAGTAAGATCAGGATATCTACTTGTGTAACAGTGTCACGGGTCCAACAAGGACTAACACTATCAGTATTTTGCAGAATCAGCTTACGTATTATGTAGTTGTTCTTGTTTTGAAAGTAAACTAATGCTATACAGTACTAAGGGTTACCAATCAGTCCCTGAAGCAAATGGACCCGGCTTGGCACAAGGACAGGTTGGAGAAAGTTACAGAAGCAACATGGAAGAACTAAAAGCTATTTGGTGTTTATAAGTCATACAAATACTGAGAGAACCTGGATAGGAGTCCGGGCCGAGAATAAGCCATTGTATACCAGCCTCTAGCTAGCATTCTAGGGTATAAAGTGATTGGACCAGGAACCAGCCATATCATTACTGGTTTTCCTCCACACCTGGTCCCAATGTGTCCTTCTACCTATTTCATTGCCCCCAACTTGTAGAACAATAGTATTTTGGTTTTCCTATTCTAGTAATCTATCTTAGGGTACGTCGAGCTGTTCACAAAAATCTGTGGTCAATTCTTCACTAGGATAGTCATTTGTCTTAGGGTTACACAAAAAAATGGCTAAGACccttctcagtttttttttggctgtgatCTTTGGGGAAGACCCCCATGGGTTTAATGTCCTGGAGACACaagaggaagtaaaagaaaatctaaccCATGAATCATGGGTGGAACAATTCCCATCTCTTTCTAATTCATGACAAATTTTGGATTCCCATCATCAtctgacaatggtcaccaagaacCATGAGAAACAGAAGATGAATCTCATAGCGAGAGCACAAACAGCAGGTAAATTGGGATGCAAAATCTCAAACCACATGGTGACCAAAGTGAACGTAGCTATAATGGCCACAAAAATGTCCAAGGTCACAatcaatttttgtctttttaataattatttttcatagcTCTAATGAAAGGAACATATGGATCCTCCAAATTGGATTGCTGTGTGAAGTGACCTTACCATgagccaataaaaataatttgtgcttTTTCAAATTTGCTTTTGATTGTTACATCCTAATTTGCTTTCTGAaaacctattgggcctgatttaataaagatctccaagactggagattgtgggagaacctcagtgatccagcaaaccaggaatggatttcttgaaaatcatttgctactagttgtcaaatgttttccatccaaGTTCTCGCATTGGTTTCAATccatggttctcccatgataatgtatcttctctagtcttgaggagctttcataaatcagatctATTGAGAGAAATTTGGCCAAAACTAAGGAGATGAACGCTGATGAATATTTATGAATTGAAATTTACCAAAATCAGAACTCCCAGGACCAATGGCTTGAACCCCTCACCACTCaatccaggactaaaaacaaagttttagataaagtttAACTGCACATTCACGTTGGTCTTTGCACTCTCTTGTCCTATAGGCCAGCGTTCCAGGTTAGGAATCTACCGAGAAATAGTGACAAAAGTACTTACGTCTCGATTTGACGCTGGGAAGACTGTCTGTTCTCTGATTCTGTAGCGTTTTCCTCATCCGCAGCCCTTTGATTCTTTTTCACACATACAAAAAGAGTCACAATAAGGTAGCCAAGGACGGCCAGACTGCCCGCTCCAAGGAAGCAAATCCCCAGGATAAAAACTCTGTCTGAAACAGTCAGCAGAACCACTCCGATGAGAAGGAAAGCCATTCCCAGGGTCATCACCGTCCTATGGATGCCCCTCCGGATCTCACTGGATGCCATGTTCAGTTCTGTGTATCTGAAGAAAGGAAAACTGttacaatatttctttctttatggaAAATATTACATTGGTAAAATGACCCAAAAAGAGAAAATCCAAGCATAGGTCAATGTATCAGGTGAAGTCTGGCCATTTCATTTTCAACCTAGCTTTAGCATCAAGGACTTAGCCATTGTCTTTATCTGATGCCCACATTGGAGTTTTAGATATTTCTGGTTATGAGTCTGGGTATTACTTTATAATCCTCCATAATGGGAAAAGTAATCCCAATCCTCCAATAGTTTTCATGTAATGGTCCCTTGTATTGAAAGCCATAAATGGGCCGCCATTGCTGACATCTTTATGCAAAACTCTTAGCTCCCTAACTGCAATGATGAAGTTCAGGTTCAAGTCCATCTTGGGTTTTTACCAAATTCCACTTGTTTAGTATTATTTGGAGCCAACATACCTTGCCAGGACCAACCTGTAACCATAAATTAAGGTATGGTCTTTAAGCTGTAACAGCAGATTACAGCAGCCAATAATTGCATA includes these proteins:
- the TMEM139 gene encoding transmembrane protein 139, producing MASSEIRRGIHRTVMTLGMAFLLIGVVLLTVSDRVFILGICFLGAGSLAVLGYLIVTLFVCVKKNQRAADEENATESENRQSSQRQIETDSAQFDAPRYEDVILSGSTIWTVTLGPPPDIEPPPYHSDLARRRGAVADLRIQNPVLLRVSSDIHELKRLGLIKEERWPEPLTPPPSYNESMTQWEDVFEPSQEEG